A genomic stretch from Streptomyces venezuelae ATCC 10712 includes:
- a CDS encoding acyl-CoA carboxylase subunit epsilon yields the protein MIKVVRGNPTPEELAAALAVVQARAAATAAASAEGGGPAVPESWSDPSRIARAVRHRPGPRAWARSYWPV from the coding sequence GTGATCAAGGTCGTACGGGGAAACCCGACCCCGGAGGAGTTGGCCGCCGCACTGGCGGTGGTCCAGGCGCGGGCCGCGGCGACGGCGGCGGCGTCCGCCGAGGGCGGCGGCCCGGCCGTACCGGAGAGCTGGTCGGACCCGTCGCGGATCGCCCGTGCGGTGCGGCACCGGCCGGGCCCGCGGGCCTGGGCCCGGTCGTACTGGCCGGTGTAG
- a CDS encoding acyl-CoA carboxylase subunit beta, translating into MSEPAEQYEIDIHTTAGKIADLKRRIDEATHAGSERAVEKQHAKGKLTARERIALLLDEGSFVELDELARHRSTNFGLEKNRPYGDGVVTGYGTVDGRPVAVFSQDFTVFGGALGETYGQKIIKVMDFALKTGCPVIGINDSGGARIQEGVSALGMYGEIFRRNTHASGVIPQISLIVGPCAGGAVYSPAITDFTVMVDQTSHMFITGPDVIKTVTGEDVGFEELGGARTHNATSGVAHHMAGDEKDAIEYVKSLLSYLPSNNLSEPPTFPEVAETEVSDEDRELDTLIPDSANQPYDMHRVIEHVLDDGEFLETQALFAPNIVTGFGRVEGFPVGVVANQPMQFAGCLDIDASEKAARFVRTCDAFNIPVLTFVDVPGFLPGVDQEYGGIIRRGAKLIYAYAEATVPLITVITRKAFGGAYDVMGSKHLGADLNLAWPTAQIAVMGAQGAVNILHRRTIAEAEDQEAERARLMREYEDALLNPYTAAERGYIDGVILPSDTRPQIVKGLRQLRTKRESLPPKKHGNIPL; encoded by the coding sequence ACGAGATCGACATTCACACGACCGCAGGCAAGATCGCGGACCTCAAGCGCCGTATCGACGAGGCCACCCACGCCGGCTCGGAGCGTGCGGTGGAGAAGCAGCATGCGAAGGGCAAGCTGACCGCGCGCGAACGGATCGCGCTGCTGCTCGACGAGGGGTCGTTCGTCGAGCTGGACGAGCTGGCCCGGCACCGCTCGACCAACTTCGGCCTGGAGAAGAACCGTCCGTACGGAGACGGCGTGGTGACCGGCTACGGCACGGTCGACGGCCGTCCGGTGGCGGTGTTCTCGCAGGACTTCACGGTCTTCGGCGGTGCGCTGGGCGAGACGTACGGCCAGAAGATCATCAAGGTGATGGACTTCGCGCTGAAGACCGGCTGCCCGGTCATCGGCATCAACGACTCCGGTGGCGCCCGCATCCAGGAGGGGGTGAGCGCGCTCGGCATGTACGGCGAGATCTTCCGCCGCAACACGCATGCCTCCGGGGTGATCCCGCAGATCTCGCTGATCGTCGGCCCGTGCGCGGGCGGCGCGGTGTACTCGCCCGCGATCACCGACTTCACGGTGATGGTGGATCAGACCTCGCACATGTTCATCACGGGTCCCGACGTCATCAAGACGGTGACCGGTGAGGACGTGGGGTTCGAGGAGCTGGGCGGGGCGCGGACGCACAACGCGACCTCGGGCGTGGCGCACCACATGGCGGGCGACGAGAAGGACGCCATCGAGTACGTGAAGTCCCTGCTGTCCTACCTTCCGTCGAACAACCTCTCGGAGCCGCCGACCTTCCCTGAGGTCGCGGAGACCGAGGTGTCGGACGAGGACCGCGAGCTGGACACGCTGATCCCGGACTCGGCGAACCAGCCGTACGACATGCACCGGGTCATCGAGCACGTCCTCGACGACGGCGAGTTCCTGGAGACGCAGGCGCTGTTCGCGCCGAACATCGTGACCGGTTTCGGCCGTGTCGAGGGCTTCCCGGTGGGTGTGGTCGCCAACCAGCCGATGCAGTTCGCGGGTTGCCTGGACATCGACGCGTCCGAGAAGGCCGCGCGCTTCGTCCGCACCTGCGACGCCTTCAACATCCCGGTCCTCACCTTCGTGGACGTGCCGGGCTTCCTGCCGGGCGTGGACCAGGAGTACGGCGGCATCATCCGGCGCGGCGCGAAGCTCATCTACGCGTACGCGGAGGCCACGGTCCCGCTGATCACGGTCATCACGCGGAAGGCCTTCGGCGGCGCGTACGACGTCATGGGCTCGAAGCACCTGGGCGCGGACCTGAACCTGGCGTGGCCGACGGCGCAGATCGCGGTGATGGGCGCGCAGGGCGCGGTCAACATCCTGCACCGCAGGACGATCGCGGAGGCGGAGGACCAGGAGGCGGAGCGGGCGCGGCTGATGCGGGAGTACGAGGACGCCCTGCTCAACCCGTACACGGCGGCCGAGCGCGGCTACATCGACGGGGTGATCCTGCCGTCGGACACCCGCCCGCAGATCGTGAAGGGGCTGCGTCAGCTGCGGACGAAGCGGGAATCCCTGCCTCCGAAGAAGCACGGCAACATCCCGCTCTAA